The following coding sequences lie in one Verrucomicrobiota bacterium genomic window:
- the rpsT gene encoding 30S ribosomal protein S20 has translation MMPNTKSAERRVRSTERRRLRNRRVTGKLRRIEKQFRALVTAGKKAEAAAALVEVTSAYAKAAKSGIVHARTADRKKSRLALSVNRIK, from the coding sequence ATTATGCCGAATACCAAGTCCGCAGAGCGCCGCGTGCGCAGCACTGAACGCAGGCGCCTGCGCAACCGCCGGGTCACCGGCAAACTCCGCCGCATTGAGAAGCAGTTCCGCGCGCTCGTCACCGCCGGCAAAAAGGCCGAAGCCGCCGCCGCGCTGGTCGAAGTGACCTCGGCCTACGCGAAGGCCGCGAAGTCCGGCATCGTTCATGCACGGACCGCGGACCGCAAGAAGTCCCGCCTCGCCCTTAGCGTCAACCGGATCAAGTAG